The Desulfuromonas versatilis genome has a segment encoding these proteins:
- a CDS encoding AEC family transporter — MLFIEIILPVFLTILAGFVLEKKSSLDFRTLTNCSLYLFVPALIFSALIKREIRFDLAFDLFLFMIFYTLAMLALSVVIGRSLRMDPDTRGALSLTTVVMNSGNFGLPLAYFAFGDPGLEASILIFVLFNIPLSTLAIVLAQGSAASLREALVNTFKIPLFHAVALAFAVKALQVPCPPFLLRPLELLGQAAIPLMLVLLGMQLARTRLQLLPGFLSLATLLRLAIAPLVALGVTGVLGIHGLERQVAILQTSTPSAILPLLYSLRFGTRPDLVAGAIFVTTLLSAVSLTVLLYLLQG, encoded by the coding sequence ATGCTGTTCATCGAGATCATTCTGCCCGTATTCCTGACCATCCTGGCCGGCTTCGTCCTGGAGAAGAAATCCTCCCTTGACTTTCGCACCCTTACCAACTGTTCGCTCTACCTGTTCGTCCCGGCGCTGATCTTCTCGGCCCTGATCAAGCGCGAAATCCGCTTCGACCTGGCTTTCGATCTGTTCCTGTTCATGATTTTCTACACCCTGGCGATGCTGGCTCTTTCGGTCGTCATCGGGCGCAGCCTGCGCATGGACCCGGACACCCGCGGAGCCCTGTCCCTGACCACGGTGGTGATGAATTCGGGGAACTTCGGCCTGCCCCTGGCGTATTTCGCGTTTGGCGATCCGGGACTCGAGGCCTCCATCCTGATCTTTGTCCTGTTCAACATTCCCCTGAGCACGTTGGCCATCGTCCTGGCCCAGGGCTCCGCGGCATCCTTGCGCGAGGCGCTGGTCAACACCTTCAAGATCCCGCTGTTCCACGCGGTGGCCCTCGCCTTTGCGGTCAAGGCCCTGCAGGTCCCCTGCCCGCCCTTTCTGCTCCGCCCCCTCGAACTGCTGGGGCAGGCCGCCATCCCCTTGATGCTGGTTCTGCTCGGCATGCAGCTGGCCCGCACCCGGCTGCAGCTTTTGCCCGGCTTTCTCTCCCTGGCCACCCTGCTGCGCCTGGCCATCGCCCCCCTGGTTGCCCTGGGGGTAACCGGCGTGCTGGGAATCCACGGGTTGGAGAGGCAGGTGGCGATCCTGCAGACCAGCACTCCCTCGGCCATTCTCCCCCTGCTCTACTCGCTGCGCTTCGGAACCCGTCCCGACCTGGTCGCCGGTGCAATATTCGTCACCACGCTGCTGAGCGCCGTTTCTCTGACCGTTCTGCTCTACCTGCTGCAGGGGTGA
- a CDS encoding MlaD family protein produces MALSIEKKVGIFFLIAIIALGVMIELVEDWRPFETQYSYNTRFDSAVGIKLGDPVRMAGVEVGKIKAINIDEQQVRIDFYVTEGTTIKEDTVAEIRQTNLLGGQFLGLSFGSAASPVLAPGSSVPSRERANIDQLITNFDRNQERVLGELADLVAESRQPFAEAISRFESITRKVDEGTGTLGKIINDPSVYQDLQVGVGDLRKILGRIEKGEGTLGRLLHDPGLYDEASQTLANLRDISGRLREGQGTLGRLLTDESLYDEAQQTLGQIRAIAAKINQGEGTLGLLLNDDGLYQETRQAMERIRSIAAKIDDGQGTVGRLINEDDLYREAKTTLHKVEKTVDGMSDTGPLSALGVVLGTLF; encoded by the coding sequence ATGGCCCTTTCCATAGAGAAAAAAGTGGGGATTTTCTTCCTGATCGCAATCATTGCCCTCGGCGTAATGATCGAACTGGTCGAAGACTGGCGCCCCTTCGAAACGCAGTATAGCTACAATACCCGGTTCGATTCGGCGGTCGGCATCAAGTTGGGGGACCCGGTGCGCATGGCCGGCGTGGAAGTCGGCAAGATCAAGGCCATCAACATCGACGAACAGCAGGTGCGGATCGATTTCTACGTCACCGAAGGGACCACCATCAAGGAGGACACCGTCGCTGAAATCCGCCAGACCAACCTGCTCGGGGGGCAGTTTCTCGGATTGAGCTTCGGTTCCGCGGCAAGCCCCGTACTGGCGCCTGGCTCCTCCGTGCCTTCGCGCGAAAGAGCCAATATCGATCAGCTCATCACCAATTTCGACCGCAACCAGGAGCGGGTGCTGGGAGAGTTGGCTGACCTGGTGGCCGAGAGCCGACAGCCCTTTGCCGAAGCCATTTCGCGCTTCGAAAGCATCACCCGGAAGGTTGATGAGGGGACCGGGACCCTGGGCAAGATCATCAACGATCCCTCGGTTTACCAGGATCTGCAGGTCGGTGTCGGAGACCTGCGGAAGATTCTCGGGCGCATCGAGAAGGGCGAGGGCACCCTCGGGCGCCTGCTTCACGACCCCGGGCTGTATGACGAGGCCTCGCAGACCCTGGCCAACCTGCGAGACATTTCCGGCCGTCTGCGCGAAGGCCAGGGGACCCTGGGCCGACTGCTGACCGACGAATCCCTGTACGACGAGGCCCAGCAGACCCTGGGGCAGATTCGCGCCATCGCGGCCAAGATCAACCAGGGGGAGGGGACCCTGGGGTTGCTGCTCAACGATGACGGTCTCTACCAGGAGACGCGCCAGGCCATGGAAAGGATCCGCAGCATCGCCGCCAAGATAGACGATGGGCAGGGTACCGTGGGCCGGCTCATCAACGAGGACGACCTGTACCGGGAAGCCAAGACCACCCTGCACAAAGTGGAAAAAACCGTCGACGGCATGAGCGACACCGGCCCGCTTTCCGCGCTGGGAGTGGTGCTCGGCACCCTGTTCTGA
- a CDS encoding cytochrome c3 family protein: protein MGRLFLALLVLCWLYSTFGTVSADEWPGHDFSGQCDRCHATGGPGDVAANRFIAPIEHLCAGCHQPFAGFSHPLDIPLSNRISSLDGGANAETLTCTTCHDPHQPPTSENPFLLRGAERGRGFCLQCHQAPAGEGASHAGVGLLAHPGGRLDTAVSPASTLPDDASLECIGCHLGSIGTLATFQLADPLDAGAGHGNGAHPIGLDYALAAEADRSLRPASLLPAQIQFPDGKLGCVTCHNPYSTLPAMLTMSNSGSALCLACHLK from the coding sequence ATGGGACGGCTTTTTCTGGCACTCCTGGTTCTCTGCTGGCTGTACTCAACATTCGGAACGGTCTCTGCCGATGAGTGGCCGGGGCACGATTTCTCCGGCCAGTGCGACCGCTGCCACGCCACAGGCGGACCGGGGGACGTCGCCGCGAACCGGTTCATCGCCCCCATCGAGCATCTTTGCGCCGGCTGTCATCAGCCCTTTGCCGGTTTTTCCCACCCACTGGACATCCCCCTTTCGAATCGCATATCCAGTCTCGACGGCGGTGCCAATGCAGAAACGCTCACTTGCACCACCTGTCATGACCCACACCAACCACCGACCTCGGAAAACCCGTTTCTGCTGCGGGGAGCGGAGCGGGGAAGGGGGTTCTGCCTGCAGTGCCACCAAGCGCCTGCCGGAGAGGGCGCGAGCCATGCTGGGGTCGGCCTCCTGGCCCATCCGGGAGGTCGGCTGGACACTGCGGTCAGCCCCGCCTCGACGCTGCCTGACGACGCCTCTCTGGAGTGCATCGGCTGCCACCTCGGCTCGATCGGCACCCTGGCAACCTTCCAACTGGCCGATCCGCTGGATGCAGGCGCCGGGCATGGCAACGGGGCTCATCCCATCGGCCTCGACTATGCGCTGGCCGCCGAGGCGGACAGGTCGCTGCGCCCCGCGTCCCTGCTCCCTGCCCAGATCCAGTTTCCCGACGGGAAGCTCGGCTGCGTGACCTGCCACAATCCCTATTCGACCCTGCCGGCCATGCTGACCATGAGCAACAGCGGCAGCGCCCTCTGCCTGGCCTGCCACTTGAAATAG
- a CDS encoding ABC transporter ATP-binding protein encodes MAQSSPPGNNGKSRSNFFSKLLHGFTPSIFNGSDCASTYEESRGVGIRIENLCKSFGDNRVLTNISLEIEPGETFSIIGPSGTGKSVLLKHIVKLEAPDSGRILIDGQDIHEKNPKVPRNYRYSMVFQSSALFNSLSVGENVGLWLRENRICTESRIRRIIREKLRLVGLAGKEAMLTSELSGGMKKRVAIARSLAMNPDLILYDEPTAELDPVTSDELARVIMNLKQSVNLTTIIVTHDLNFALYLSDRVAMINKDGIVEVGTPDQIKASTNPIVRNFIYTTTKGIKGED; translated from the coding sequence ATGGCGCAATCTTCGCCCCCAGGCAATAACGGCAAATCACGCAGCAACTTTTTCAGCAAGTTGCTGCACGGTTTCACACCCTCCATCTTCAATGGCAGCGACTGCGCATCGACCTATGAGGAGTCGCGCGGGGTGGGGATCCGCATCGAAAATCTCTGCAAATCCTTTGGCGACAATCGGGTTCTCACCAACATCAGCCTGGAAATCGAGCCGGGGGAAACCTTTTCCATCATCGGTCCGTCCGGCACTGGAAAAAGCGTGCTGCTGAAGCACATCGTCAAGCTCGAAGCTCCCGACAGCGGCCGGATCCTGATCGACGGGCAGGATATCCACGAAAAAAACCCCAAGGTTCCGCGCAACTACCGCTACAGCATGGTGTTTCAATCCTCGGCGCTGTTCAATTCACTGAGCGTGGGGGAAAACGTCGGTCTCTGGCTGCGCGAAAACCGGATCTGCACCGAATCGCGGATCAGGCGGATCATCCGCGAGAAACTCAGGCTGGTAGGGCTCGCCGGAAAGGAAGCGATGCTGACTTCCGAGCTGTCAGGGGGGATGAAAAAGCGCGTCGCCATCGCCCGCTCGCTGGCCATGAACCCGGACCTCATACTGTACGACGAGCCGACCGCGGAACTTGATCCGGTCACTTCGGACGAGCTGGCCAGAGTGATCATGAACCTCAAGCAGAGCGTCAACCTGACCACGATCATTGTCACCCATGACCTGAATTTTGCCCTGTATCTTTCGGATCGGGTCGCGATGATCAACAAGGACGGTATCGTCGAGGTCGGCACCCCCGACCAGATCAAGGCGAGCACCAACCCCATCGTGCGAAATTTCATCTACACAACCACCAAGGGGATCAAAGGGGAAGATTGA
- a CDS encoding DmsE family decaheme c-type cytochrome, protein MRNLVLLLLLSSLACACTDLQFLRSDHPLMPVREYERMIVGRLDADYVGNDNCLGKCHKHEKIFRDFQLSVHGEQIAVETGLPLVNCESCHGPGSLAIANLEGKEKCDFETLLQFDKLPSQAQSLICLKCHSAASTPALHNWAGSIHANSEVSCFDCHKLHQGPQQKASRKEIDALCYGCHQDVRMAFLQFSHHPVPENKMACIDCHDPHGGSQSGSLLGATQKEVCTRCHMQYQGPFVFEHADLTENCGNCHSPHGSPNNPLLNSSQPFLCLQCHSGHLDGFFAPALADQNFKGAFYSRCTDCHSSIHGTDVPSAKGRGSFISR, encoded by the coding sequence GTGAGAAACCTGGTTCTGTTGCTGCTGCTCTCCAGCCTGGCCTGCGCCTGCACCGACCTGCAGTTTCTCCGCTCCGACCACCCGCTCATGCCCGTCCGGGAATACGAGAGAATGATCGTCGGCCGCCTGGACGCAGACTACGTAGGCAACGACAACTGCCTGGGCAAATGCCACAAGCATGAGAAGATTTTCCGCGATTTCCAGCTTTCCGTGCACGGCGAACAGATCGCCGTCGAGACCGGCCTGCCGCTGGTGAACTGCGAATCCTGCCACGGCCCGGGCAGCCTCGCCATCGCCAACCTCGAGGGGAAGGAGAAGTGCGATTTCGAGACCCTGCTGCAGTTTGACAAGCTCCCTTCCCAGGCCCAGTCGTTGATCTGCCTCAAGTGCCATTCCGCAGCCTCCACCCCGGCGCTGCACAATTGGGCGGGCAGCATCCACGCCAACAGCGAGGTCAGCTGCTTCGATTGCCACAAACTGCACCAGGGGCCCCAGCAAAAGGCGAGCCGCAAGGAGATCGACGCCCTTTGTTACGGCTGCCACCAGGACGTGCGCATGGCTTTTCTGCAGTTCTCGCATCATCCCGTTCCCGAAAACAAAATGGCCTGCATCGACTGCCACGACCCTCATGGCGGCTCCCAGAGCGGCAGCTTGCTGGGGGCGACCCAGAAGGAGGTCTGCACCCGCTGCCACATGCAGTACCAGGGGCCCTTTGTCTTTGAGCACGCTGACCTGACGGAAAACTGCGGCAACTGCCACAGCCCCCACGGTTCGCCCAACAACCCATTGCTGAATTCATCCCAGCCGTTTCTTTGCCTGCAGTGCCACAGCGGCCACCTCGACGGCTTTTTTGCTCCCGCCTTGGCCGACCAGAATTTCAAGGGAGCATTCTACTCGCGTTGCACCGACTGTCATTCATCGATCCACGGCACCGACGTCCCTTCCGCCAAGGGGCGAGGGAGCTTTATTTCCCGGTGA
- a CDS encoding tetratricopeptide repeat protein, producing the protein MSAKLNLMHCVKSKDFLLWTPPAGRVVEVGPQRLKVPLPEIPLPIHRKDIDSEEPSDNVIGEGLYDFLRQFPDDSHATRYAKLLQEAYPHFLADLGAQIVMLEHKEVDAAYVQRKINFLKILALLEPGNPGLMEKLGLSCFELGMMFAELPRTRTHLLKAMGYLQRSLNVQPENPTCLNVLGQIDYLMGDYPTAARRWGGVVDLLEEPTVRGALGEKIARINREEVPDHPLLDDLEAIGAAMEHFGRGEIHEATTILEILEENNILDSEFPLPEVFHLLGMCRARNGDPGGAFEAFEKALELDPGFAPALAGREAILEGRMP; encoded by the coding sequence ATGTCTGCGAAATTGAATCTGATGCATTGTGTCAAATCCAAAGATTTTCTGCTCTGGACTCCCCCGGCGGGGCGGGTCGTGGAAGTCGGCCCGCAGCGCCTGAAGGTGCCGCTGCCCGAGATTCCCCTGCCGATCCACCGCAAGGATATCGACTCCGAGGAACCCTCGGACAACGTCATCGGCGAGGGTCTCTACGACTTTCTCCGCCAGTTCCCCGACGATTCCCACGCCACCCGCTACGCGAAGCTGCTGCAGGAGGCCTATCCCCATTTTCTTGCCGATCTCGGCGCGCAGATCGTCATGTTGGAACATAAGGAGGTCGATGCCGCCTACGTGCAGCGCAAGATCAACTTCCTGAAGATTCTGGCCCTGCTCGAGCCCGGCAACCCCGGGCTGATGGAAAAGCTTGGCCTGTCCTGCTTCGAGCTCGGCATGATGTTCGCCGAGCTGCCCCGGACCCGAACCCATCTGCTGAAAGCCATGGGCTACCTGCAGCGTTCGCTGAACGTCCAGCCTGAGAACCCCACCTGCCTCAACGTGCTCGGTCAGATCGACTACCTGATGGGGGACTACCCCACCGCGGCGCGGCGCTGGGGCGGAGTGGTCGATTTGCTGGAGGAACCGACCGTCCGCGGGGCGCTGGGCGAGAAAATCGCCAGGATCAACCGGGAGGAGGTCCCCGACCACCCCCTGCTTGATGACCTGGAGGCCATCGGGGCCGCCATGGAACACTTCGGGCGCGGGGAGATTCACGAGGCGACGACCATTCTGGAAATCCTCGAAGAAAACAACATCCTGGACAGCGAGTTCCCCCTGCCCGAGGTATTCCACCTGCTGGGCATGTGCCGGGCCCGCAACGGCGACCCCGGCGGCGCCTTTGAGGCCTTCGAAAAGGCCTTGGAGCTCGATCCCGGCTTTGCGCCTGCCCTGGCTGGGCGCGAGGCCATCCTGGAGGGGAGGATGCCTTGA
- a CDS encoding porin family protein: MIFSGSEKIGLILLALTAALAFPPGASGQEESSLKKSLLEGSLEPGYGFVSTRGNPGRAAEYSLLHSSATLGLGFKALFPNHRLRLDGTFRNESDFQGEADIDYRGLVRLHASSEALFHNLDHFPAAPPERDDALKPATPATPWVRFSDRQPGDDYSVEVKQNRVALRTRLPSFPLHFNLGYWRLDRQGRVQLSYLEEGDAAGSGSCNQCHVQSRRKKLDQVTEEVTAGFDAHLGFIDLGFEQVIREFREREDAPQDSFGGLLSTLSPPTTFRNPGTYQHDFAPDSRLLTSTLRAHTSVSGGLVGAAAFTLGKRENRSDPADFGPVEAETEFRKAAGDLTLTPNEFWTFNFRYRMLDQDSSNSDRLSVAGLESEVEVRDNVDLTRGIYAAQASFRPTRKLTLKAEFERRELHRGNTGGPVEPQFSSPFAIDPVWELPEEENINRYRLSFYSRPINRTALKLNGWYQFQTSDDPAYATTPHRGHQVFASVAWSPSPVWGALANARLQKDRNNHSEINQFEEPSGQLTRFELDRRSDQQSLTAGLWANPVDTLGLSLNYGFFGKRVLQDLVYGSDPLNTSFLEQDARFSQSVHTATLAANWRVFEDLRLLGEARYSRSHSEFDPDFSSRDLTLFGFPDPVTVDSGELRELSEVDLRQLGFQAGMDWTAGKNWRWSLRYNFSDYDEVDHDKFDGTVHVYMVSLARSW, translated from the coding sequence ATGATTTTTTCTGGTTCTGAAAAAATCGGCCTGATCCTGCTGGCCCTGACCGCGGCCCTGGCTTTCCCCCCCGGCGCTTCGGGCCAGGAGGAGAGTTCGCTGAAGAAATCCCTTCTCGAAGGGAGTCTCGAGCCCGGCTATGGTTTCGTCAGCACCCGCGGCAATCCTGGCCGGGCCGCCGAATACAGCCTGCTGCACTCGAGTGCGACCCTGGGGCTCGGTTTCAAGGCGCTCTTCCCCAACCACCGGCTGCGGCTCGACGGAACATTCCGCAACGAGTCGGATTTCCAGGGCGAGGCCGACATCGATTACCGAGGCCTGGTCCGGCTGCACGCCTCCTCCGAAGCCCTGTTCCATAATCTCGATCATTTTCCCGCGGCGCCCCCCGAGCGCGACGACGCCCTCAAGCCGGCAACGCCGGCGACTCCCTGGGTCCGTTTTTCCGACCGGCAACCAGGCGACGACTACTCGGTGGAGGTCAAGCAGAACCGGGTCGCCCTGCGCACCCGGCTGCCGAGTTTTCCGCTGCATTTCAACCTCGGCTACTGGAGACTCGACCGCCAGGGGCGCGTCCAGCTCTCCTACCTCGAGGAGGGGGATGCCGCCGGTTCCGGCTCCTGCAACCAGTGCCACGTCCAGAGCAGGCGGAAAAAACTCGACCAGGTGACCGAGGAGGTGACGGCCGGATTCGACGCTCACCTGGGATTCATCGACCTGGGATTCGAACAGGTGATCCGCGAATTCCGCGAGCGCGAAGATGCACCGCAGGACAGCTTCGGCGGGCTGCTCAGCACCCTCTCCCCGCCCACGACCTTTCGCAATCCCGGTACCTACCAGCATGACTTCGCCCCGGATTCGCGTCTGCTGACCAGCACGCTGCGGGCCCACACCTCGGTTTCCGGAGGGCTGGTCGGAGCGGCCGCCTTCACCCTTGGCAAACGGGAGAACCGCTCCGACCCGGCGGATTTCGGGCCGGTGGAGGCGGAGACCGAATTCCGCAAGGCGGCCGGTGATCTCACCCTGACCCCCAATGAGTTCTGGACCTTCAATTTCCGCTACCGGATGCTGGACCAGGACAGCAGCAACAGCGACCGGCTCAGCGTTGCCGGGCTGGAGAGCGAGGTCGAGGTACGGGACAATGTCGACCTCACCCGGGGCATCTATGCCGCCCAGGCCTCGTTTCGACCGACCCGTAAACTGACCTTGAAGGCTGAATTCGAACGCAGGGAGCTGCATCGGGGCAACACCGGCGGTCCAGTGGAACCGCAGTTTTCATCCCCCTTTGCCATCGACCCGGTCTGGGAACTGCCGGAAGAGGAGAATATCAACCGCTATCGCCTGTCCTTTTATTCCCGACCGATAAACCGAACAGCCCTCAAGTTGAACGGCTGGTACCAGTTTCAGACCTCCGACGATCCGGCCTACGCCACCACCCCACACCGGGGCCACCAGGTTTTCGCCAGCGTGGCCTGGTCCCCGTCGCCCGTCTGGGGTGCCCTGGCCAACGCGAGGCTGCAGAAAGACCGCAACAACCATTCGGAAATCAACCAGTTCGAAGAGCCCTCTGGGCAATTGACCCGTTTCGAACTGGACCGGCGCAGCGACCAGCAGAGCCTGACCGCAGGTCTTTGGGCCAATCCCGTGGATACTTTGGGGTTGAGTCTGAATTACGGATTTTTCGGGAAGAGAGTCCTGCAGGACCTGGTGTATGGCAGTGATCCGTTGAATACCAGCTTTCTCGAACAGGACGCCCGCTTTTCGCAAAGCGTTCACACCGCGACCCTTGCCGCCAACTGGAGGGTGTTCGAGGACCTGAGACTGTTGGGTGAGGCGCGTTACTCCCGGTCCCATTCCGAATTCGATCCGGATTTTTCATCGCGGGACCTGACCCTGTTTGGTTTTCCGGACCCGGTCACGGTGGATTCGGGGGAACTCCGGGAGCTCAGCGAGGTTGATCTGCGCCAGCTCGGTTTTCAGGCAGGCATGGACTGGACGGCAGGTAAGAACTGGCGTTGGTCCCTGCGCTATAACTTCAGCGATTACGATGAGGTTGATCATGACAAGTTCGACGGAACGGTACATGTCTACATGGTCAGCCTGGCCCGAAGCTGGTAA
- a CDS encoding MlaE family ABC transporter permease, translating to MAAMFEAIGKKILGTAQTAGEMLFLLAETLYYFKEAPRNLPAIFRQMHEIGVGTLPIASLMALFVGMVLALQTGAELALYGSQEVIGAIVGLSMVKELGPVMTSLLVAGRIGSAMAAEVGAMEIYEEIDALKTLEINPVRYLAMPRLLAALFAVPALVVFAMIVGIAGGGLVAEVNPVINVPFSVYYDNMVRAIGYQEIFKGLCKATIFGGIIAHVGCYVGFKTSGGARGIGQSTTRAVVVSFLLIFVANYFLTRLMM from the coding sequence ATTGCAGCGATGTTCGAAGCCATCGGGAAAAAAATCCTCGGGACCGCGCAGACAGCAGGGGAGATGCTCTTTCTGTTGGCGGAGACCCTTTACTATTTCAAGGAAGCCCCCCGCAACCTGCCGGCGATTTTTCGGCAGATGCATGAAATAGGGGTGGGGACTCTCCCCATAGCCTCCTTGATGGCCCTGTTCGTCGGCATGGTGCTGGCGCTGCAGACCGGGGCGGAACTGGCCCTCTACGGTTCGCAGGAGGTCATCGGCGCCATCGTCGGCCTTTCCATGGTCAAGGAACTGGGGCCGGTCATGACCAGCCTGCTGGTGGCCGGACGCATCGGTTCGGCCATGGCCGCCGAAGTCGGGGCCATGGAGATCTACGAGGAGATCGACGCACTGAAGACCCTCGAGATCAACCCGGTCCGCTACCTGGCCATGCCCAGACTGCTGGCCGCCCTGTTCGCCGTGCCGGCCCTGGTGGTGTTCGCCATGATCGTCGGTATCGCCGGTGGCGGGCTGGTGGCGGAGGTCAACCCGGTCATCAACGTCCCATTCAGCGTCTATTACGACAACATGGTTCGGGCCATCGGTTATCAGGAGATTTTCAAGGGACTCTGCAAGGCCACCATTTTCGGCGGGATCATCGCCCATGTCGGGTGCTACGTCGGCTTCAAGACCAGTGGCGGGGCGCGCGGGATCGGGCAGTCCACCACCCGGGCCGTGGTCGTTTCCTTTTTGCTGATTTTCGTCGCCAACTATTTTCTGACCCGACTCATGATGTGA
- a CDS encoding ABC transporter substrate-binding protein: MLLLFSLAVAEAAEQRFVAVIITGDLPRYRLAHEAFVHSLEANGYDKEKVQIYVQTPNPDPISWANSIRKAVGIGADLILTYGASPTLVAKKEARGIPLVFADVFDPVGLAIVGKDNPPGGTITGISGNTPLETLVKTFREIYPLKKLAVLYSSIDQGSSLQLRKLGDLAAGEGFELLPLDVRRPEDAAALLAERAGDFDSIFVSESPVVHLSAPEVLQYARQAGLPVVSQVPGICDLGGMISLEADPLEQGEVAASYVMQILSGSKPGRLSVKSPRRVALVINLKTARELHLKVPFQALSMATRVVQ; encoded by the coding sequence GTGCTGCTCCTGTTCAGCCTGGCCGTCGCCGAGGCGGCCGAGCAGCGATTCGTTGCCGTGATCATCACTGGCGACCTGCCCCGCTACAGGCTGGCCCACGAGGCGTTCGTCCACTCCCTGGAAGCCAACGGCTATGATAAGGAAAAAGTCCAGATCTACGTGCAGACGCCCAACCCCGATCCCATCTCCTGGGCCAACAGCATCCGCAAGGCGGTCGGGATCGGGGCCGACCTGATTCTGACCTACGGCGCTTCGCCCACCCTGGTGGCCAAAAAGGAAGCCCGGGGGATTCCCCTGGTATTCGCCGATGTTTTTGATCCGGTCGGCCTGGCCATCGTCGGCAAGGACAACCCCCCCGGGGGGACCATAACCGGCATCAGCGGCAATACGCCCCTGGAGACCCTGGTGAAAACCTTCCGGGAGATCTACCCCCTGAAAAAGCTCGCGGTCCTCTACTCGTCCATCGACCAGGGGTCGTCCCTGCAACTGCGAAAACTCGGTGACCTGGCTGCCGGAGAGGGGTTCGAGCTGTTGCCCCTGGACGTGCGCCGCCCTGAGGACGCTGCTGCGCTTCTGGCGGAGCGGGCCGGTGATTTCGACTCCATATTTGTTTCGGAGAGCCCGGTGGTCCATCTGTCGGCCCCCGAGGTTCTCCAATATGCCCGCCAGGCCGGCCTTCCCGTGGTTTCCCAGGTGCCCGGAATCTGCGATCTGGGTGGGATGATAAGCCTCGAGGCCGATCCGCTCGAGCAGGGAGAGGTGGCGGCTTCCTACGTCATGCAGATCCTCTCCGGGAGCAAGCCCGGCAGGCTCAGCGTCAAATCACCGCGGCGGGTCGCCCTGGTCATCAATCTCAAAACCGCCCGGGAACTGCACCTGAAGGTCCCGTTTCAAGCCCTCAGCATGGCCACCCGGGTCGTTCAGTAG
- a CDS encoding acetoin utilization protein AcuC gives MSERFAFIYSSRFDGYSYGSEHPFKVQRYRLTYELIRELGLLDGSGIEMVETPQAPEAAPGCFHRQSYLDTLKEFSREDHPRANFIYGLGDVENPVFKGMYEWSLLSCGGTMEAVRQVVDGGCRAAFSMAGGHHHAHAARASGFSYLNDAVIAIQGLLERGLRVAYVDIDAHHGDGVQEAFYRSDRVLTISLHESGRDFFPHTGFCNELGEGRGYGYSVNVPFRRHADDLIFEQAFRRIVLPLLEAFSPDVLVTQMGVDTLRSDPLSRLEFTTGAIEFATRAFLTTGLPWAAIGGGGYDKCNVARCWALLWSVMTGQAVPERLPPGFCAAARALGFAGELLRDPPRLARPDDYASAQEALERNLAFLERKLFPLHGISGRVAL, from the coding sequence ATGAGCGAGCGTTTCGCCTTTATCTATTCGAGCCGTTTTGACGGCTATTCCTACGGCAGCGAGCATCCCTTCAAGGTGCAGCGCTACCGCTTGACCTACGAGTTGATCCGCGAACTGGGCCTGCTGGACGGCTCCGGGATCGAGATGGTGGAAACCCCACAGGCGCCTGAGGCGGCGCCGGGGTGTTTCCACCGGCAGAGCTACCTGGATACATTGAAGGAGTTCAGCCGCGAAGATCATCCGCGGGCCAACTTCATCTATGGTCTCGGCGATGTGGAAAACCCCGTCTTTAAGGGGATGTACGAATGGTCCCTGCTGAGCTGCGGGGGTACCATGGAGGCGGTGCGCCAGGTGGTGGACGGCGGGTGCCGCGCCGCCTTCAGCATGGCTGGGGGGCATCACCACGCCCATGCGGCAAGGGCCTCGGGGTTCAGCTATCTGAACGATGCGGTGATTGCCATCCAAGGTCTGCTCGAGCGGGGGCTGCGCGTGGCTTATGTGGATATCGACGCGCATCACGGGGACGGGGTCCAGGAGGCCTTTTACCGGAGTGACCGGGTTTTGACCATCTCCCTCCATGAATCGGGCCGCGATTTTTTCCCGCACACCGGTTTCTGCAACGAACTCGGGGAGGGCAGGGGTTATGGGTATTCGGTCAACGTGCCGTTTCGCCGCCATGCCGACGATCTGATCTTCGAGCAGGCGTTTCGGCGCATCGTACTGCCGCTTCTCGAGGCCTTCAGCCCCGATGTGCTGGTAACCCAGATGGGCGTCGACACGCTGCGCTCCGATCCGCTGAGCCGCCTCGAATTCACCACCGGCGCCATCGAATTCGCCACCCGCGCCTTTTTGACCACCGGGCTGCCCTGGGCAGCCATCGGCGGCGGGGGATACGACAAGTGCAACGTCGCCCGCTGCTGGGCCCTGCTCTGGTCGGTCATGACCGGCCAGGCGGTCCCCGAGCGGCTGCCTCCCGGGTTTTGCGCCGCCGCCCGCGCTCTCGGCTTTGCAGGGGAACTGCTTCGCGACCCCCCGCGCCTGGCCCGTCCCGATGACTACGCGAGCGCCCAGGAGGCCCTCGAGCGAAACCTGGCGTTTCTGGAGAGAAAGCTCTTCCCCCTGCACGGTATCTCCGGGAGGGTAGCCCTGTGA